The Geobacillus stearothermophilus ATCC 12980 genome contains a region encoding:
- the rho gene encoding transcription termination factor Rho → MDLTLAALENMKLKELYELAKQYKISYYSKLTKKELIFAILKARAEQDGLSFMEGVLEIIPSEGFGFLRPVGYSPSSEDIYISASQIRRFDLRNGDKVSGKVRPPKENERYFGLLHVEAVNGEDPEIAKERVHFPALTPLYPNRQMKLETTPDKLSTRIIDLIAPVGFGQRGLIVAPPKAGKTMLLKEIANSITTNHPDVELIVLLIDERPEEVTDIERSVQGEVVSSTFDEVPENHIRVSELVLERAMRLVEHKRDVVILMDSITRLARAYNLVIPPSGRTLSGGIDPAAFHRPKRFFGAARNIEEGGSLTILATALIDTGSRMDDVIYEEFKGTGNMELHLDRSLAERRIFPAIDIRRSGTRKEELLIPKEHLEKLWAIRKTMADSPDFIERFLNKLRRTKSNEEFFALLEQEWRNGGPLRL, encoded by the coding sequence ATGGACTTAACGTTAGCGGCTTTAGAAAACATGAAGCTCAAAGAGCTGTATGAGCTCGCCAAGCAATACAAAATTTCTTATTACAGCAAGTTGACGAAAAAAGAGCTTATTTTTGCCATTTTGAAAGCACGTGCCGAACAAGACGGCCTCTCGTTCATGGAAGGCGTTCTCGAAATCATTCCGTCGGAAGGATTCGGTTTTTTGCGTCCGGTCGGCTATTCCCCGAGCTCGGAAGACATTTACATTTCCGCTTCCCAAATCCGTCGTTTTGATCTGCGCAATGGAGACAAAGTATCCGGCAAGGTGCGGCCGCCGAAAGAGAACGAACGCTACTTCGGCTTGCTTCATGTCGAAGCGGTCAACGGCGAAGACCCGGAAATCGCCAAGGAACGCGTCCACTTTCCGGCGTTGACACCGCTTTATCCGAACCGGCAAATGAAGCTCGAAACGACTCCGGACAAGCTGTCGACCCGCATCATCGACTTGATCGCGCCGGTCGGCTTCGGCCAGCGCGGATTGATCGTCGCGCCGCCAAAAGCTGGGAAAACGATGCTGCTGAAAGAAATCGCCAACAGCATTACGACGAACCATCCAGATGTCGAGTTGATCGTCTTGCTCATTGACGAGCGGCCGGAAGAAGTGACCGACATTGAGCGGTCGGTGCAAGGAGAAGTCGTCAGCTCGACGTTTGACGAGGTGCCGGAAAACCATATCCGGGTGTCTGAACTCGTCCTGGAGCGGGCGATGCGGCTTGTTGAACATAAGCGCGATGTCGTCATTTTGATGGACAGCATCACGCGCCTCGCCCGCGCGTACAACCTGGTCATTCCGCCGAGCGGGCGCACGCTCTCGGGCGGGATCGATCCGGCGGCGTTTCATCGGCCGAAGCGCTTTTTCGGCGCGGCGCGCAACATTGAAGAAGGCGGCAGCTTGACGATTTTGGCGACCGCCCTCATCGACACCGGGTCACGCATGGATGACGTCATTTACGAAGAGTTCAAGGGGACGGGCAACATGGAGCTCCATCTCGACCGCTCGCTCGCCGAGCGCCGCATTTTCCCGGCCATCGACATTCGCCGCTCCGGGACGCGCAAAGAGGAGCTGCTCATCCCGAAAGAACATTTAGAAAAACTGTGGGCGATTCGCAAAACGATGGCCGACTCGCCGGATTTTATCGAGCGGTTTTTGAACAAACTGCGCCGCACAAAATCAAACGAAGAGTTTTTCGCGCTGCTTGAGCAAGAATGGAGAAACGGCGGCCCGCTTCGCCTATAA
- a CDS encoding manganese efflux pump MntP, protein MGALIGEIIALSLMALALGMDAFSVALGMGLLRLRLRQIFYIGVTIGLFHIVMPLIGMLVGRLLSREFGSIATYAGGVLLLWLGAQMIMASFQREDGSQLFPHGAGLLFFAFSVSLDSFSVGLSLGIFGARTMVTILLFGLFSTVLTWLGLFVGRHFQQWLGSYSEALGGSILLAFGLKLLFS, encoded by the coding sequence ATGGGCGCGTTAATCGGCGAGATCATCGCCTTGTCGCTGATGGCGCTGGCGTTAGGGATGGATGCTTTTTCGGTCGCCCTAGGGATGGGGCTGCTGCGCCTTCGGCTCCGGCAAATTTTTTATATCGGGGTGACGATCGGGTTATTTCATATTGTAATGCCGCTAATCGGCATGTTGGTCGGCCGTTTGTTGTCGCGCGAGTTTGGAAGCATCGCGACATATGCAGGCGGGGTGCTGTTGCTATGGCTGGGCGCGCAGATGATTATGGCTTCGTTCCAGCGGGAGGACGGGTCGCAACTATTTCCGCACGGCGCCGGGCTGCTTTTTTTTGCGTTCAGCGTCAGCCTAGACAGCTTTTCCGTCGGGCTGAGCCTCGGCATTTTCGGAGCGCGGACGATGGTGACGATTTTGCTGTTTGGCCTGTTCAGCACGGTGCTGACATGGCTTGGGCTCTTTGTCGGCCGCCATTTTCAACAATGGCTCGGCTCGTACAGCGAAGCGCTCGGCGGCAGCATTTTGCTCGCGTTCGGGCTGAAGCTGCTTTTTTCTTAA
- the prmC gene encoding peptide chain release factor N(5)-glutamine methyltransferase, with protein sequence MRRNVHEVLAWASSFLRAHGKEERAAEWLLCHHLAVDRAGLFARWREPVEEALYERFAADVRRHAMEHVPIQYLIGYEWFYGRPFLVNRHVLIPRPETEELVLGVLERLPRLFAGRRRIDVVDVGTGSGAIAITLALENERLSVTATDISKEALAVAKENAERLGARVAFRCGDLLQPFIQGGQTVDVVVSNPPYIPEMDAAVLSPVVKEHEPHTALFGGRDGLDFYRRFARELPLVLGVPSLAAFEIGAGQGKAVAALLAAAFPDAEIEVAVDLNGKERMVYMTRKKLD encoded by the coding sequence ATGCGTCGTAACGTCCACGAAGTCCTCGCCTGGGCTTCTTCTTTTTTGCGCGCCCATGGAAAAGAAGAACGGGCGGCGGAGTGGCTGCTGTGCCATCATTTGGCCGTCGATCGGGCCGGGCTGTTCGCCCGCTGGCGGGAGCCGGTTGAGGAAGCGTTGTACGAACGGTTTGCGGCCGATGTGCGTCGCCATGCGATGGAGCATGTGCCGATTCAATATTTGATTGGCTATGAATGGTTTTATGGACGGCCGTTTCTCGTCAACCGCCACGTGTTGATCCCGCGTCCGGAAACGGAAGAGCTTGTGCTCGGGGTGCTCGAGCGCCTTCCCCGCCTGTTTGCCGGCCGCCGACGGATCGATGTCGTTGATGTCGGCACCGGTAGCGGGGCGATCGCCATCACGCTGGCGCTTGAAAACGAGCGGCTGTCCGTGACCGCTACCGACATTTCCAAAGAAGCGCTCGCTGTCGCCAAGGAAAACGCCGAACGGCTTGGCGCGCGCGTCGCATTTCGATGCGGCGATTTGCTGCAGCCGTTTATACAAGGCGGACAGACGGTTGATGTTGTCGTGTCCAACCCGCCGTACATCCCGGAGATGGATGCGGCGGTCCTTTCGCCTGTCGTAAAAGAGCATGAGCCGCATACGGCGCTGTTTGGCGGCCGCGATGGGCTTGACTTTTACCGCCGCTTTGCCCGCGAGCTCCCGCTTGTGCTCGGTGTCCCTTCGCTCGCGGCATTTGAAATCGGCGCCGGGCAGGGAAAAGCGGTGGCGGCGCTCTTGGCTGCAGCGTTTCCAGATGCTGAGATTGAGGTCGCCGTTGATTTGAACGGCAAAGAGCGGATGGTATATATGACAAGAAAAAAATTAGATTGA
- the rpiB gene encoding ribose 5-phosphate isomerase B, whose translation MKVAIASDHGGVRIREEIKALLDEMGIEYTDFGCDCETSVDYPDYALPVAEKVARGEFDRGILICGTGIGMTIAANKVKGVRCALCHDVYSAKLTRMHNDSNILAMGERVIGPGLAREIAKAWLETEFEGGRHARRIGKIADYENKHL comes from the coding sequence ATGAAAGTTGCGATTGCTTCTGACCATGGCGGAGTTCGCATTCGTGAAGAAATTAAAGCACTGTTGGATGAAATGGGAATCGAGTACACCGATTTCGGCTGCGATTGTGAAACATCGGTCGATTATCCGGATTACGCGCTCCCTGTCGCGGAAAAAGTGGCGCGCGGCGAATTTGACCGCGGCATTTTGATTTGCGGCACCGGCATCGGTATGACGATTGCCGCCAACAAAGTGAAAGGGGTGCGCTGCGCCCTTTGCCACGACGTCTACAGCGCCAAGCTGACGCGCATGCATAATGACAGCAACATTCTCGCGATGGGGGAGCGCGTCATCGGCCCCGGCCTGGCGCGCGAAATCGCCAAGGCATGGCTTGAGACCGAATTTGAAGGCGGACGCCATGCGCGGCGAATCGGCAAAATCGCCGACTATGAAAACAAGCATTTGTAG
- a CDS encoding TIGR01440 family protein yields MDARLTEWRQQWQAILHEFRKQAPLGRGDVVVIGCSTSEVLGERIGTAGSMDVAAMLFAELDAWRRETGIALAFQCCEHLNRALVVERETAKTHGLEIVSVVPVPKAGGAMAAYAYRKFADPVVVEAIRADAGIDIGHTLIGMHLKPVAVPVRVSVKHIGSACVTLAKTRPKLIGGARAVYTLENPNNFCSF; encoded by the coding sequence ATGGACGCCCGATTGACCGAATGGCGGCAGCAATGGCAAGCCATCTTGCATGAGTTTCGCAAACAGGCTCCGCTTGGCCGCGGCGATGTCGTTGTGATCGGCTGCAGTACGAGCGAGGTACTTGGCGAGCGGATCGGCACGGCTGGATCGATGGACGTTGCCGCCATGCTGTTTGCCGAGCTTGACGCGTGGCGGCGCGAAACCGGCATTGCGCTCGCGTTTCAATGTTGTGAACATTTAAATCGGGCGCTTGTTGTCGAACGGGAAACCGCCAAAACTCACGGGCTGGAGATCGTTTCGGTCGTTCCGGTGCCGAAAGCGGGTGGGGCGATGGCCGCCTACGCCTATCGAAAGTTCGCTGACCCGGTCGTTGTCGAGGCGATTCGCGCCGATGCCGGCATTGACATCGGCCATACGCTCATCGGTATGCATTTGAAGCCGGTTGCCGTTCCCGTGCGCGTTTCGGTGAAGCACATTGGATCGGCGTGCGTGACGCTGGCGAAGACGCGGCCAAAGCTGATCGGTGGCGCCCGCGCCGTCTATACGTTAGAAAACCCGAACAATTTCTGTTCTTTCTAA
- a CDS encoding thymidine kinase, with amino-acid sequence MYVMTQSGWLEVICGSMFSGKSEELIRRIRRAQFAKQEVKVFKPTIDNRYREDAVVSHNGNSVIAIPVATPAEMFRYISAATDVVAIDEVQFFSDDIIDVVQTLANRGYRVIAAGLDQDFRGEPFGPVPALMAIAESVTKLQAVCTVCGSPASRTQRLINGVPASYDDPVILVGASEAYEPRCRHHHEVPGKPNKWYGRPLSERAGE; translated from the coding sequence ATGTACGTGATGACGCAGTCCGGCTGGCTCGAAGTCATTTGCGGCAGCATGTTTTCCGGCAAATCGGAAGAGCTGATCCGCCGCATCCGCCGCGCTCAGTTTGCCAAACAGGAAGTGAAGGTATTCAAACCAACGATCGACAACCGTTACCGCGAAGATGCCGTCGTGTCGCATAACGGCAATTCGGTGATCGCCATTCCGGTCGCGACGCCTGCGGAAATGTTTCGTTACATTTCCGCCGCCACCGATGTCGTCGCCATCGATGAAGTGCAATTTTTTTCTGATGACATTATCGACGTCGTCCAAACGCTCGCCAACCGCGGCTATCGCGTCATCGCCGCCGGGTTGGATCAAGATTTCCGCGGCGAACCGTTTGGGCCGGTGCCAGCGCTGATGGCGATCGCCGAGTCGGTGACGAAGCTGCAAGCGGTATGCACGGTGTGCGGCTCCCCGGCCAGCCGGACGCAGCGGCTCATTAACGGGGTGCCTGCCTCTTATGATGATCCGGTCATTTTGGTCGGCGCCAGCGAAGCGTACGAACCGCGCTGCCGCCATCACCATGAAGTGCCGGGCAAACCGAACAAATGGTACGGCCGCCCGCTTTCCGAACGGGCAGGCGAATGA
- the spoIIR gene encoding stage II sporulation protein R, whose amino-acid sequence MEDERTVPIMVIKGHSLAICLYITLLITGVLINLYGQQTNAGANAVVAIPDEAIRLRILANSDADKDQQLKRKVRDAVNAQINGWVAELTSVDEAKRVIRSHLPEIEQTVARVLREEQSSQSYHVQFGSVQFPTKVYGNYVYPAGTYDALLITLGEGKGANWWCVLFPPLCFLDFSNGDAVMMAANRSPAGTNEPVSAESVRSMEAGSTQNSEAAEAEAEAMRSGEQAIEQDEPKEERDAMAETEDRAASSIHADGEKDKGDTDDQESSFVVMAEPEQPVEVKFFFKEWLSHLIP is encoded by the coding sequence ATGGAAGATGAAAGGACGGTGCCGATCATGGTGATCAAGGGACATTCGCTCGCGATTTGTTTATATATCACTCTATTAATCACAGGTGTGCTCATTAACTTGTACGGCCAGCAGACGAACGCCGGGGCAAACGCCGTTGTCGCCATTCCCGATGAGGCGATTCGCCTGCGCATCTTGGCGAACAGTGACGCCGACAAAGATCAACAGCTAAAGCGAAAAGTGCGCGATGCGGTCAATGCGCAAATCAACGGCTGGGTGGCGGAGCTTACGTCGGTGGACGAAGCGAAGCGCGTCATCCGCTCGCACTTGCCGGAGATCGAGCAAACAGTCGCCCGCGTGCTTCGCGAAGAGCAAAGCAGCCAGTCGTACCATGTGCAGTTTGGCTCAGTTCAGTTTCCGACGAAAGTGTACGGCAATTATGTGTATCCAGCCGGCACGTATGATGCCCTTCTCATTACGCTCGGGGAAGGAAAAGGGGCAAACTGGTGGTGCGTCTTGTTTCCACCGCTTTGTTTTCTCGATTTTTCCAACGGCGATGCGGTCATGATGGCGGCGAACCGATCGCCCGCCGGAACGAATGAACCGGTGTCGGCTGAGAGCGTCCGGTCAATGGAAGCCGGGTCGACGCAAAACAGCGAGGCCGCCGAAGCGGAAGCTGAGGCGATGCGAAGCGGCGAGCAGGCCATCGAGCAGGACGAACCGAAAGAGGAGAGGGATGCGATGGCGGAAACCGAAGATCGCGCCGCTTCGTCCATCCATGCGGATGGCGAGAAGGACAAAGGGGACACGGATGATCAAGAATCGTCCTTCGTCGTCATGGCCGAGCCGGAACAGCCGGTGGAAGTCAAATTTTTCTTCAAAGAATGGCTCAGCCATCTCATTCCATAA
- the upp gene encoding uracil phosphoribosyltransferase, translated as MGKVYVFDHPLIQHKLTYIRDKNTGTKEFRELVDEVATLMAFEITRDLPLEEVEIETPVSKAKAKVIAGKKLGVIPILRAGIGMVDGILKLIPAAKVGHIGLYRDPETLKPVEYYVKLPSDVEERDFIIVDPMLATGGSAVAAIDALKKRGAKSIKFMCLIAAPEGVKAVETAHPDVDIYIAALDERLNDHGYIVPGLGDAGDRLFGTK; from the coding sequence ATGGGAAAAGTGTACGTCTTTGATCATCCGCTCATCCAGCATAAATTGACCTACATTCGCGACAAGAATACGGGCACGAAAGAATTTCGAGAGCTTGTCGACGAAGTGGCGACGTTGATGGCGTTTGAAATTACACGTGATCTGCCGCTTGAGGAAGTCGAGATCGAAACCCCCGTCAGCAAAGCGAAAGCGAAAGTAATTGCCGGCAAAAAGCTCGGCGTCATCCCGATTTTGCGCGCCGGCATCGGCATGGTTGACGGCATCCTGAAGCTCATCCCGGCGGCGAAAGTCGGCCATATCGGCTTGTATCGCGATCCGGAAACGTTAAAGCCGGTCGAATATTACGTCAAGCTGCCGAGCGATGTCGAAGAGCGCGATTTTATCATCGTCGACCCGATGCTCGCAACCGGCGGATCAGCGGTGGCGGCGATCGATGCGCTGAAAAAGCGGGGTGCGAAAAGCATTAAATTTATGTGCCTGATCGCGGCGCCGGAAGGGGTTAAAGCGGTGGAAACCGCGCACCCGGATGTGGACATTTACATCGCTGCCCTTGATGAGCGGTTGAACGACCACGGCTATATTGTCCCTGGTCTTGGCGACGCCGGCGATCGGCTGTTTGGCACGAAATAA
- the rpmE gene encoding 50S ribosomal protein L31: MKQGIHPAYKKVIVRCACGNEFESGSVKDELRVEICSECHPFFTGKQKFVSAAGRVDKFNKKYGLK, from the coding sequence ATGAAACAAGGGATCCATCCAGCGTACAAAAAAGTAATCGTCCGCTGCGCATGCGGAAACGAGTTCGAAAGCGGTTCGGTCAAAGACGAACTGCGCGTTGAGATTTGCTCGGAATGCCATCCGTTCTTCACGGGCAAACAAAAATTCGTTTCGGCAGCGGGCCGCGTCGATAAATTCAATAAAAAATACGGCCTTAAGTAA
- a CDS encoding methyl-accepting chemotaxis protein — protein MGGTSHRFGLRLKLVVFTTALALITYSTSAFFLYVLYDQWFASWNKSVFTMIVLLLGIFWSGVLAYLAAGWITRPLQRLEEAAAKATEGHIDEDVPLPSSHDEIRSLAVAFNRMLGHLRAVVANVEESAARTTEKTVEMRQASETASSRARDIAATIDDISKGAASSAEAIQEAAAAAEDVLAIAVQVKETAERAEQSVYGMAETLKASRDITDSLISGIDQLADDQERSRAAVKQLEAHANQIGNITLLVADIAEQTNLLALNASIEAARAGEHGRGFAVVAEEVRKLADESAKAVKKIAELVGNIKNEVARVVAQMDKQVAAANAEAAKGERTNEAIAAMAASADEVIRAVHDIAELAKRQMGHMERVAAQTQEVAAIAEQTSAGALEVAAATEEQAASINDVHQLAGELVEQAEQLQEAVARFRTR, from the coding sequence ATGGGGGGGACAAGTCATCGGTTCGGTTTGCGCCTGAAGCTCGTCGTCTTTACGACAGCGTTGGCGCTGATCACGTATTCAACGAGCGCCTTTTTCTTGTACGTTTTGTATGATCAGTGGTTCGCCTCATGGAACAAAAGCGTGTTCACGATGATCGTGTTGCTCCTTGGCATCTTTTGGTCCGGAGTGCTTGCCTATTTGGCCGCTGGCTGGATTACAAGGCCGCTGCAACGGCTCGAGGAAGCGGCGGCAAAGGCGACAGAAGGGCATATCGATGAGGATGTTCCGCTGCCCTCTTCCCATGACGAAATTCGCTCGCTGGCTGTCGCGTTCAACCGGATGCTCGGCCATTTGCGCGCCGTCGTCGCCAATGTGGAAGAGAGCGCAGCGCGCACGACGGAAAAGACGGTGGAAATGAGGCAGGCGTCCGAAACAGCGTCAAGCCGTGCACGCGATATTGCAGCGACGATTGACGACATTTCCAAAGGGGCGGCGTCTTCGGCCGAGGCGATCCAAGAAGCGGCTGCGGCGGCCGAGGATGTGCTTGCCATCGCCGTGCAAGTCAAAGAAACAGCCGAGCGAGCGGAACAGTCGGTATATGGGATGGCCGAAACGTTGAAGGCAAGCCGCGATATCACCGATTCGCTCATTAGCGGCATCGATCAGCTGGCTGACGATCAAGAACGGTCGCGGGCGGCTGTCAAGCAGCTCGAAGCACACGCCAATCAAATCGGCAACATTACGTTGCTTGTCGCGGACATCGCCGAACAGACGAACTTGCTTGCGCTCAATGCTTCCATTGAGGCAGCCCGCGCCGGCGAGCACGGCCGGGGGTTTGCGGTTGTCGCCGAGGAAGTGCGCAAGCTGGCGGATGAGAGCGCCAAGGCGGTCAAGAAAATCGCGGAACTGGTCGGCAACATTAAAAATGAAGTCGCCCGTGTGGTGGCGCAAATGGACAAGCAGGTGGCTGCTGCCAACGCTGAGGCGGCGAAAGGGGAGCGCACGAATGAGGCCATTGCGGCCATGGCGGCCTCAGCTGATGAAGTGATCCGCGCCGTCCATGACATCGCTGAGCTGGCGAAGCGTCAAATGGGGCATATGGAGCGGGTCGCGGCGCAAACGCAAGAAGTGGCGGCGATTGCTGAGCAGACGTCCGCCGGCGCGCTCGAAGTGGCGGCGGCGACCGAGGAGCAGGCTGCATCGATCAACGATGTGCATCAACTGGCTGGCGAGTTGGTGGAACAGGCCGAACAATTGCAGGAGGCTGTCGCCCGGTTTCGCACCCGTTGA
- the prfA gene encoding peptide chain release factor 1: MFDRLEAVEQRYEKLNELLMDPEVINDPKKLRDYSKEQADLAETVQTYREYKSVRDQLAEAKAMLEEKLDPELREMVKEEIDELEEREEALVEKLKVLLLPKDPNDEKNVIMEIRAAAGGEEAALFAGDLYRMYTRYAESQGWKTEVIEASPTGLGGYKEIIFMVNGKGAYSKLKFENGAHRVQRVPETESGGRIHTSTATVACLPEMEEIEVEINEKDIRVDTFASSGPGGQSVNTTMSAVRLTHIPTGIVVTCQDEKSQIKNKEKAMKVLRARIYDKYQQEARAEYDQTRKQAVGTGDRSERIRTYNFPQNRVTDHRIGLTIQKLDQVLDGHLDEIIEALILDDQAKKLEQANDAS, encoded by the coding sequence GTGTTTGACCGGTTGGAAGCTGTCGAACAACGGTATGAGAAGCTGAATGAACTTTTAATGGATCCGGAAGTCATCAATGATCCGAAAAAACTGCGCGATTATTCGAAAGAGCAGGCTGATTTGGCGGAAACGGTGCAAACGTACCGTGAATACAAATCGGTTCGCGACCAACTCGCGGAAGCGAAGGCGATGCTTGAGGAAAAGCTCGATCCGGAGCTGCGGGAGATGGTGAAAGAGGAAATTGACGAGCTGGAAGAACGGGAAGAGGCGCTTGTTGAAAAGCTGAAAGTGCTGCTTTTGCCGAAAGACCCGAACGATGAGAAAAACGTCATTATGGAAATCCGCGCGGCCGCCGGCGGTGAAGAGGCAGCGCTGTTTGCCGGCGACTTGTACCGGATGTATACGCGCTATGCGGAATCGCAAGGGTGGAAGACGGAAGTGATCGAAGCGAGCCCGACCGGCCTCGGCGGCTATAAAGAAATCATTTTTATGGTCAACGGAAAAGGCGCATATTCGAAGCTCAAGTTTGAAAACGGCGCGCATCGCGTCCAGCGCGTCCCGGAAACGGAGTCAGGCGGGCGCATCCATACGTCGACGGCGACGGTCGCCTGCCTGCCGGAGATGGAAGAAATCGAAGTCGAAATCAATGAAAAAGACATTCGCGTCGACACGTTCGCCTCAAGCGGACCGGGTGGGCAAAGCGTCAACACGACAATGTCGGCCGTGCGCCTCACCCATATTCCGACCGGCATTGTTGTCACGTGCCAAGACGAAAAATCGCAAATCAAAAACAAAGAAAAAGCGATGAAAGTATTGCGTGCCCGCATTTATGACAAGTACCAGCAAGAAGCGCGCGCCGAATATGACCAAACGCGCAAGCAGGCAGTCGGCACCGGCGACCGTTCCGAGCGCATCCGGACGTACAACTTCCCGCAAAACCGCGTCACGGACCACCGCATCGGATTGACGATCCAAAAGCTCGATCAAGTGCTCGATGGCCACCTCGACGAAATTATCGAGGCGCTCATTTTGGACGATCAGGCGAAAAAATTGGAGCAAGCGAACGATGCGTCGTAA
- the glyA gene encoding serine hydroxymethyltransferase, whose amino-acid sequence MNYLPQQDPQVFAAIEQERKRQHAKIELIASENFVSRAVMEAQGSVLTNKYAEGYPGRRYYGGCEYVDIVEELARERAKQLFGAEHANVQPHSGAQANMAVYFTVLEHGDTVLGMNLSHGGHLTHGSPVNFSGVQYNFVAYGVDPETHVIDYDDVREKARFHRPKLIVAGASAYPRIIDFAKFREIADEVGAYLMVDMAHIAGLVAAGLHPNPVPYAHFVTTTTHKTLRGPRGGMILCQEQFAKQIDKAIFPGIQGGPLMHVIAAKAVAFGEALQDDFKAYAKRVVDNAKRLASALQNEGFTLVSGGTDNHLLLVDLRPQQLTGKTAEKVLDEVGITVNKNTIPYDPESPFVTSGIRIGTAAVTTRGFGLEEMDEIAAIIGLVLKNVGSEQALEEARQRVAALTEKFPLYQD is encoded by the coding sequence ATGAACTACTTGCCACAACAAGATCCGCAAGTGTTCGCGGCCATTGAGCAAGAGCGGAAACGGCAGCATGCCAAGATTGAGCTCATCGCCTCGGAAAACTTTGTCAGCCGCGCGGTGATGGAAGCGCAAGGATCGGTGCTGACGAACAAATACGCGGAAGGCTATCCGGGCCGCCGCTATTATGGCGGCTGCGAGTACGTAGACATCGTCGAAGAGTTGGCGCGCGAGCGGGCGAAGCAATTGTTCGGGGCGGAGCATGCGAACGTCCAGCCGCATTCGGGGGCGCAGGCGAACATGGCCGTTTATTTCACCGTTCTTGAGCACGGCGACACGGTGCTTGGCATGAATTTGTCGCACGGCGGCCATTTGACGCACGGCAGTCCAGTCAACTTCAGCGGTGTGCAATACAACTTTGTCGCATACGGCGTCGACCCGGAAACCCATGTCATCGATTATGACGACGTGCGCGAGAAAGCGCGCTTTCATCGGCCGAAGCTGATCGTCGCCGGCGCGAGCGCCTATCCGCGCATTATCGATTTCGCCAAATTCCGGGAAATCGCTGATGAAGTCGGCGCCTATTTAATGGTTGACATGGCCCATATTGCCGGTCTTGTTGCGGCAGGTCTCCATCCGAACCCGGTGCCGTACGCCCATTTCGTTACGACGACGACGCATAAAACGTTGCGCGGTCCGCGCGGCGGGATGATTTTATGCCAGGAGCAGTTCGCCAAACAGATCGACAAAGCCATTTTCCCTGGCATTCAAGGCGGGCCGCTGATGCATGTCATTGCCGCCAAGGCGGTGGCGTTCGGCGAAGCGTTGCAGGACGACTTTAAAGCGTACGCGAAGCGCGTTGTCGATAACGCCAAACGACTTGCCTCCGCCCTGCAAAACGAAGGGTTCACCCTCGTATCCGGCGGCACGGACAACCATTTATTGCTTGTCGATTTGCGCCCGCAGCAGCTGACCGGAAAAACGGCGGAAAAAGTGTTGGATGAAGTTGGCATTACAGTGAATAAAAACACCATTCCGTACGATCCGGAAAGCCCGTTTGTCACGAGCGGCATTCGCATCGGCACGGCTGCGGTGACGACGCGCGGCTTCGGATTGGAAGAGATGGACGAAATCGCCGCGATCATCGGCCTTGTGCTGAAAAACGTCGGCAGCGAACAAGCGCTTGAGGAAGCGCGCCAACGCGTCGCCGCTTTGACGGAAAAGTTTCCGCTCTATCAAGACTAA
- a CDS encoding low molecular weight protein arginine phosphatase, producing the protein MPYRILFVCTGNTCRSPMAAALLENKQLPGVEVKSAGVFAAEGSEASVHAKMVLKEKGIEAAHRSSQLKKEHIDWATHVLAMTSGHKDMIVERFPEAKDKTFTLKQFVSGTDGDIADPFGGPIEVYRAARDELETLIDRLAEKLQTEQ; encoded by the coding sequence ATGCCATATCGCATTTTGTTCGTTTGCACGGGCAATACATGCCGGAGCCCGATGGCCGCTGCGCTGCTGGAGAATAAGCAGCTGCCAGGCGTCGAGGTGAAATCGGCCGGCGTGTTTGCGGCGGAAGGGAGCGAGGCGTCGGTTCACGCCAAGATGGTGTTGAAGGAAAAAGGAATCGAAGCGGCCCACCGCTCCTCGCAGCTGAAAAAAGAGCATATCGACTGGGCGACGCACGTGCTGGCGATGACATCCGGCCATAAAGACATGATCGTCGAGCGTTTCCCAGAAGCGAAGGACAAAACGTTTACATTGAAGCAGTTCGTCTCGGGAACAGACGGCGACATCGCCGATCCGTTCGGTGGGCCGATTGAAGTGTACCGGGCGGCGCGCGATGAGCTGGAGACGCTCATTGACCGCTTGGCGGAAAAGTTGCAAACAGAACAATGA